From one Gimesia sp. genomic stretch:
- the cimA gene encoding citramalate synthase, producing MARIQMYDTTLRDGSQGEGVNFSLEDKLQITAKLDEMGFDYIEGGYPLSNPKDTEYFQRVAEMDLKHAKVTAFGMTRRKDIEAKDDVGMQALRDSQAPVVTIVGKTWDLHVTEVLRVSLEENLAMISDSVGFIKSCGREVMYDAEHFFDGFRANPEYALKTIKAAADAGADVIIPCDTNGGSLPEVITKYVDLVRSEIDVPLGIHCHNDCDLAVANSLAAIEHGVVQVQGTINGLGERCGNADLISVIANLVTKKEGYSVLLDNNLHNLTELSRYVYELANMNFRSSQPFVGSSAFAHKGGMHVHAVNRLARSYEHIEPEVVGNERKVLVSELSGRSNIVAKTTKFQLDNDPELLTRILEKVQDLENEGYQFEAAEASFDLLVKKVAGTFKPHFEKVHYRVNVESDNSHEPLTEATIKLTVNDQQEHVVGEGDGPVNALDTALRKALCPFYPALEKMHLVDYKVRVINSAEGTAASVRVVIESRDDQHVWSSIGVSENVIEASWLALADSFEYKLYKDEGTFLD from the coding sequence ATGGCCCGAATTCAGATGTACGATACCACTTTGCGGGATGGCAGCCAAGGAGAAGGCGTGAACTTCTCATTGGAGGATAAGCTGCAGATTACCGCAAAGCTCGACGAAATGGGCTTCGACTACATCGAAGGTGGCTACCCCCTCTCCAACCCCAAGGATACCGAATATTTCCAGCGGGTTGCGGAAATGGACCTCAAGCATGCCAAGGTGACGGCATTCGGGATGACCCGCCGCAAGGACATTGAAGCCAAAGACGATGTCGGCATGCAGGCCCTGCGCGACTCCCAGGCCCCCGTGGTTACCATCGTGGGTAAAACCTGGGACCTGCACGTTACCGAAGTGCTCCGGGTCTCTCTCGAAGAGAACCTGGCGATGATCTCCGACTCTGTGGGATTCATCAAATCCTGCGGACGGGAAGTCATGTATGACGCAGAGCATTTCTTCGATGGTTTTCGTGCCAATCCCGAATACGCCTTGAAAACAATCAAGGCAGCTGCAGATGCCGGCGCAGATGTGATCATCCCCTGTGACACAAATGGTGGCAGTCTGCCTGAAGTCATTACCAAATATGTCGACCTGGTCCGCTCAGAAATCGATGTGCCGCTGGGCATCCACTGTCACAACGACTGCGATCTGGCTGTTGCCAATTCACTGGCCGCCATCGAACACGGCGTTGTGCAGGTTCAGGGAACAATCAACGGCCTGGGCGAACGTTGTGGCAATGCGGATCTGATCAGCGTGATCGCCAATCTGGTAACCAAGAAAGAGGGTTACTCGGTTCTGCTGGACAATAACCTGCACAATCTGACCGAGCTGTCCCGCTATGTCTACGAGCTGGCCAATATGAACTTTCGCTCGAGCCAGCCTTTTGTCGGCAGCAGTGCTTTTGCCCACAAAGGTGGCATGCACGTGCACGCCGTAAATCGGCTCGCCCGCAGCTATGAGCATATCGAGCCAGAGGTTGTCGGGAATGAGCGGAAGGTCCTCGTCAGTGAGCTTTCAGGGCGTTCCAATATCGTGGCCAAGACCACCAAGTTCCAACTCGACAATGATCCGGAACTGCTCACCCGGATCCTGGAAAAAGTCCAGGACCTGGAAAACGAAGGATATCAGTTTGAAGCAGCGGAAGCCTCGTTTGACCTGCTGGTCAAGAAGGTCGCCGGTACTTTTAAACCACACTTTGAAAAGGTCCACTACCGCGTAAACGTCGAATCAGACAATTCCCACGAGCCGCTGACCGAAGCGACCATCAAGCTGACTGTCAACGATCAGCAGGAGCATGTGGTCGGCGAAGGTGATGGCCCCGTGAACGCACTGGATACCGCGCTGCGAAAGGCCCTCTGCCCCTTCTACCCTGCCCTGGAGAAAATGCACCTGGTCGACTACAAGGTCCGCGTCATCAACTCTGCTGAAGGAACTGCCGCCAGTGTGCGTGTGGTCATCGAGAGTCGAGACGATCAGCATGTCTGGAGCAGTATCGGCGTCAGTGAGAACGTGATCGAGGCGAGCTGGCTGGCGCTGGCAGACAGTTTCGAATACAAGCTCTACAAAGACGAAGGAACTTTTTTGGATTAG
- a CDS encoding valine--tRNA ligase, translating to MTESLEKHYNPESAQQKWYPFWEEKGYFHAEPNPEKEQHTIMIPLPNVTGALHMGHALNGTLQDLITRWRRMQGYEALWMPGTDHAGIATQAVVERRMKEEENLTRHDIGRDALIERIWKWKDQYEKRILNQLRKLGASCDWERTRFTLDEMCSKAVRRTFLKLFSDGLIYRGKRLVNWDPFLQTAVADDEVFSEDIDGKFWTFQYPVVDSDERISFSTTRPETMLGDTAVCVHPSDERYTHLVGKKVRIPLNGREIPIIADALLADKDLGTGAVKVTPAHDPNDYACGLRNDLEQINILNPDGTMNEAAGEYEGLDRYEVRKKVVEDMDQQGFFIEVEDRKIPVKHSDRSKTPIEPYLSDQWFVKMDTLAQSAIDAVDDGRVRFFPSRYSKTYLDWLKEKRDWCISRQLWWGHRIPIWYCETCTEEELNQAFGDRYDVSFRRDDEDTCWLICSETDLNGDELGAAHQLTQDDDVLDTWFSSALWPHATLGWPEKNPDLDYFYPGSVLVTSRDIITLWVARMVLTGLYNMGDIPFKHVCIHPKILDGFGQTMSKSKGNGVDPMDLIDKYGVDAVRFTISSFAGETQDVRLPVGYEDPETGEVVPQTLEHQTAIPAGGEKPRIKFPKSGKSYQYTSPWFDPDPGEKVARIVSERFEYGRNFCNKLWNACRFAMLNLESYTPGQVDESELTMEDRWILSRLSTVAEEMTTVLGRYQFDVATRAIRDFTWNEFCDWYLEMIKPRLRDETLKPVAQRVLVGVLDNLLRLLQPFVPFVTEELWQRLNEIAPERGLFTPEPAVESVTIAAWPEPPQSWQDSQLEKRFERLQEMIVAVRNIRAVYKISPATPLKLFLRCEAGIADDMQNVASQFDNLAKTLLESAGADVQRPGGSATFSLNDVDGFIALKGIIDLDAELARLQTEAEKLQKHIEGSEKKLANKNFVDRAPADVVEGVKETLTGLQKQLQSVQDSINQLSEQ from the coding sequence ATGACCGAATCGCTTGAGAAACATTACAATCCCGAGAGTGCACAACAGAAATGGTACCCTTTCTGGGAGGAAAAAGGCTATTTCCATGCCGAGCCCAACCCGGAAAAAGAGCAGCATACCATTATGATTCCCCTGCCGAACGTGACCGGGGCTCTGCACATGGGACACGCGCTCAACGGTACGCTACAGGACCTGATCACCCGCTGGCGGCGGATGCAGGGCTACGAGGCACTCTGGATGCCCGGAACCGACCATGCCGGCATCGCCACCCAGGCTGTCGTCGAACGCCGGATGAAAGAAGAGGAAAATCTGACCCGCCATGACATCGGCCGAGATGCGCTCATCGAACGGATCTGGAAGTGGAAAGACCAGTATGAAAAACGGATCCTGAATCAGCTGCGGAAACTGGGCGCCAGCTGCGACTGGGAACGCACCCGCTTCACACTCGATGAAATGTGCTCCAAAGCAGTCAGACGCACTTTCCTGAAGCTCTTTTCGGATGGGCTCATTTATCGCGGTAAGCGACTGGTGAACTGGGATCCCTTCCTGCAGACAGCAGTTGCGGATGACGAAGTCTTTTCCGAAGACATCGACGGAAAATTCTGGACCTTTCAATACCCGGTTGTGGACAGCGACGAACGGATTTCATTCTCCACGACACGCCCTGAAACGATGCTGGGCGACACAGCTGTCTGCGTGCATCCCTCCGATGAACGATATACGCACCTGGTTGGAAAGAAAGTCCGCATCCCGCTGAATGGTCGTGAAATCCCCATCATCGCGGATGCACTCCTGGCAGATAAAGACCTCGGTACCGGTGCCGTAAAAGTCACACCAGCTCACGACCCGAACGACTATGCCTGTGGTCTGCGAAACGATCTGGAACAGATCAACATCCTCAATCCTGACGGCACAATGAACGAAGCCGCCGGTGAATATGAGGGTCTGGATCGCTATGAGGTCCGTAAAAAAGTTGTTGAAGACATGGATCAACAGGGCTTCTTCATTGAAGTTGAAGACCGTAAGATTCCAGTCAAGCACAGCGATCGTTCCAAGACACCGATCGAACCATACCTCTCCGATCAATGGTTCGTCAAAATGGATACGCTGGCCCAGTCCGCCATTGATGCTGTGGACGATGGTCGCGTTCGCTTCTTCCCCAGTCGCTATTCCAAAACGTATCTCGACTGGTTGAAGGAAAAGCGGGACTGGTGTATCAGCCGTCAGCTCTGGTGGGGACATCGCATCCCGATCTGGTACTGTGAAACCTGCACGGAAGAAGAGCTGAACCAGGCTTTCGGTGACCGTTATGATGTCAGCTTCCGCCGGGATGACGAAGATACCTGCTGGTTGATCTGTTCCGAAACCGATCTGAATGGTGACGAGTTAGGTGCTGCCCATCAGTTGACACAGGACGATGACGTCTTGGACACCTGGTTCAGCAGTGCCCTCTGGCCACATGCGACCCTGGGCTGGCCCGAAAAAAATCCTGACCTCGATTACTTCTATCCGGGTAGCGTACTGGTTACCAGCCGCGATATCATCACGCTCTGGGTAGCACGCATGGTCCTCACCGGCCTGTATAACATGGGCGATATCCCATTCAAGCACGTCTGCATCCATCCAAAAATTCTCGATGGTTTCGGACAGACCATGTCCAAATCCAAAGGTAACGGCGTGGATCCGATGGATCTCATCGACAAATACGGCGTCGATGCGGTCCGGTTTACGATCTCCTCGTTCGCCGGGGAAACACAGGACGTCCGTCTGCCCGTCGGTTATGAGGATCCGGAGACCGGCGAAGTGGTACCGCAAACCCTGGAACACCAGACTGCCATCCCCGCCGGTGGCGAGAAGCCGCGGATCAAATTCCCCAAGAGTGGTAAGTCGTATCAGTATACGAGCCCCTGGTTTGACCCCGATCCGGGCGAAAAAGTGGCCCGTATCGTTAGCGAACGCTTTGAATACGGACGCAACTTCTGTAACAAGCTCTGGAATGCCTGCCGGTTCGCGATGCTGAACCTGGAAAGCTACACTCCCGGACAGGTCGATGAAAGTGAACTGACGATGGAAGATCGCTGGATTCTGAGCCGACTGTCAACCGTGGCTGAGGAAATGACAACCGTTCTGGGACGCTACCAGTTCGATGTCGCGACGCGTGCCATTCGGGATTTCACCTGGAACGAATTCTGTGACTGGTACCTGGAAATGATCAAACCGCGATTGCGGGATGAAACTCTGAAACCGGTCGCTCAACGCGTGCTGGTGGGTGTACTGGACAATCTGCTGCGACTCCTGCAGCCATTTGTGCCCTTCGTTACAGAAGAGCTCTGGCAGCGTTTGAATGAAATTGCTCCCGAGCGGGGACTGTTCACACCAGAACCGGCTGTCGAGAGCGTAACAATCGCTGCCTGGCCCGAACCACCACAGAGCTGGCAGGATTCTCAGCTGGAAAAACGGTTTGAGCGTCTGCAGGAAATGATCGTAGCGGTCCGCAACATTCGGGCGGTTTACAAAATTTCTCCGGCGACTCCACTGAAACTCTTCCTGCGTTGTGAAGCCGGGATTGCGGATGACATGCAGAACGTAGCCAGCCAGTTCGACAACCTGGCGAAAACACTGCTGGAGTCAGCGGGAGCCGATGTGCAGCGACCGGGTGGTTCAGCGACATTCTCCCTCAATGATGTGGATGGTTTCATTGCCTTGAAAGGCATTATCGATCTGGATGCGGAACTCGCCCGACTGCAGACAGAAGCGGAAAAACTGCAGAAGCACATTGAAGGCAGCGAAAAGAAACTGGCCAACAAGAACTTTGTCGATCGCGCCCCTGCCGATGTTGTGGAAGGGGTTAAAGAAACGCTGACCGGGCTGCAGAAACAGTTACAGAGTGTTCAGGACTCCATTAATCAACTGAGCGAGCAGTAA
- a CDS encoding bifunctional nuclease family protein: MLVEMELSRIIISEIGDQQVIYLREIEGDRVFPILIGIFEATTIERRVNNEFKPQRPLTHDLLKNTIESLGGTLKDIVITHLEDHTYYAVLRVEQDGKLIEIDSRPSDAIALSIHFEPHLPIYVHESVLEQTAK; this comes from the coding sequence TTGCTAGTTGAAATGGAGTTGTCTCGCATCATTATCAGCGAGATCGGTGACCAGCAGGTGATCTACCTGCGTGAAATCGAGGGAGACCGGGTCTTTCCGATTCTGATTGGTATTTTTGAGGCGACAACTATCGAACGTCGCGTCAATAATGAGTTTAAGCCCCAGCGGCCTTTGACTCACGATCTACTCAAGAACACCATCGAATCTCTGGGTGGTACGCTGAAAGATATCGTGATCACACACCTGGAAGATCATACCTACTATGCGGTACTCCGCGTCGAACAGGATGGTAAGTTGATTGAAATCGACAGTCGGCCCAGTGATGCGATCGCTTTGTCGATTCACTTCGAACCCCACCTGCCAATCTACGTTCACGAATCGGTGCTCGAACAGACCGCCAAATAA
- a CDS encoding glucosamine-6-phosphate isomerase — MDLMSTIAGSMMEGYFPAGWDLTKIDQCMSADPTTITDRQAWWHEKFEPVMCGSVTDFDTIMGHEIALTIKQSRDAGEKLALILPVGPMGMYRWAVYFLKEWGVSCDHVYGFNMDEWSDAEGNTLPPDNPGAFQYAMKEAFYGPLGELTVPENQRHFATPDVLPTYAEKIGELKAAGAKLGVIFGIGRVCHIAFWEPHFAGEFKSEEEWKAQTHRIGAKLHPLTIEQNAVTSFKSRTTLVPAYANTIGPGCFLNADKIIGGCDGIFSRGMQWQGMSVWMTLRHEPTSWIPSTYMTTQPGRLIILDELAGPLVAECN; from the coding sequence ATGGATTTAATGAGTACGATTGCCGGTTCCATGATGGAAGGCTATTTTCCAGCTGGCTGGGATCTGACCAAAATTGATCAGTGCATGAGTGCGGATCCGACCACAATTACAGATCGTCAAGCATGGTGGCACGAGAAGTTTGAACCCGTCATGTGTGGCAGTGTTACTGATTTCGATACAATCATGGGGCACGAGATTGCTCTAACGATCAAGCAGTCGCGTGATGCAGGCGAGAAGCTGGCATTGATTCTACCCGTGGGACCGATGGGCATGTATCGCTGGGCTGTTTACTTCCTCAAAGAATGGGGTGTTTCCTGCGATCATGTTTACGGATTCAACATGGATGAATGGAGCGATGCCGAAGGAAATACACTTCCACCAGATAATCCGGGCGCATTCCAGTATGCGATGAAAGAGGCCTTTTATGGTCCCCTGGGCGAACTGACTGTTCCCGAAAACCAGCGTCACTTTGCTACACCGGATGTCCTGCCCACCTATGCGGAAAAAATTGGTGAGCTTAAAGCAGCTGGCGCAAAACTGGGCGTGATTTTCGGAATTGGTCGCGTCTGTCACATCGCATTCTGGGAACCTCACTTTGCAGGTGAGTTCAAGTCAGAAGAAGAATGGAAAGCACAGACACACCGGATTGGTGCTAAACTGCATCCGCTGACCATTGAGCAGAATGCCGTGACCAGCTTCAAGAGCCGCACGACCCTGGTTCCTGCTTACGCAAATACCATTGGTCCAGGCTGCTTCCTCAACGCCGACAAGATCATCGGCGGTTGCGACGGGATCTTCTCACGTGGAATGCAGTGGCAGGGCATGAGCGTCTGGATGACTCTGCGTCATGAACCGACCAGCTGGATTCCTTCGACTTACATGACAACTCAACCCGGTCGTCTGATCATTCTGGATGAACTGGCTGGCCCGCTGGTAGCAGAATGTAACTAA
- a CDS encoding efflux RND transporter periplasmic adaptor subunit, protein MKVLIAPACTAIAMVVGWLVYDKSVKDVQVPTKTIIPEPIAVQVTRSTTKTLEKRINLVGNLEAGSQVEVRTRYSGYIKSMPFDVGDRIMEGDVILELNDSENRELVSKAEAALSVAKAQLKAQITSQELAQKAYDRLLVLQKSGVSTRQQMEEAQASLAIQEAQTELEQARVDQAGADLEQSRLRLQENKILAPTSGFLAERMVDIGDLAKPDVALMKIVNLDHVRTVVHIVEKDYEDVKIGQQAAITVDTFPDQTFSGHVKRKAPVMDPQTRTAAVHIEIPNEDFSLKPGMHARVQIVFEHRPETKVLPIASLTRRKDGPGSAVFIIGGNPPMTHRRNIEVGINDGEMVEILSGINAEDLVITLGNRLVDEGQTVTPVEVPMDQILQAPPALPEKTNL, encoded by the coding sequence ATGAAAGTTCTGATTGCGCCCGCCTGCACTGCGATTGCTATGGTCGTCGGATGGCTGGTTTATGACAAATCCGTCAAAGATGTCCAGGTCCCGACCAAAACTATCATTCCCGAACCGATTGCAGTCCAGGTCACCCGCTCAACGACCAAAACCCTCGAAAAACGAATCAACCTCGTCGGTAATCTGGAAGCAGGTTCCCAGGTAGAAGTCCGGACGCGCTACAGTGGCTACATCAAATCGATGCCCTTTGACGTCGGCGACCGGATCATGGAGGGTGATGTCATTCTGGAACTGAATGATTCAGAGAACCGGGAACTGGTATCGAAGGCAGAAGCTGCCCTCAGTGTCGCCAAAGCCCAGTTAAAAGCTCAGATCACATCTCAGGAACTTGCTCAGAAAGCCTATGACAGACTGCTGGTGCTGCAGAAGTCAGGCGTCAGTACCCGTCAGCAGATGGAAGAAGCACAAGCCAGTCTGGCTATCCAGGAAGCGCAGACGGAACTGGAACAGGCACGCGTCGATCAGGCGGGAGCCGATCTGGAACAAAGTCGACTGCGTTTACAGGAAAACAAAATTCTCGCTCCTACCAGCGGTTTTCTTGCCGAAAGAATGGTCGATATTGGCGACCTGGCCAAACCGGATGTCGCACTGATGAAAATCGTCAATCTGGATCACGTGCGCACTGTCGTGCATATCGTGGAGAAAGATTACGAGGATGTGAAAATCGGTCAGCAGGCGGCCATCACCGTCGATACGTTTCCCGACCAGACTTTTTCAGGTCATGTTAAGCGGAAAGCGCCTGTAATGGATCCGCAAACCAGAACCGCAGCCGTTCACATCGAAATTCCCAATGAAGATTTTTCCTTGAAGCCGGGAATGCATGCCCGTGTGCAGATTGTCTTTGAACATCGCCCGGAAACCAAAGTACTGCCGATCGCCTCACTGACCCGCCGCAAGGATGGCCCGGGCTCTGCAGTCTTTATCATTGGAGGAAATCCTCCGATGACCCATCGTCGCAACATTGAAGTCGGTATCAATGATGGAGAAATGGTGGAAATTCTTTCTGGTATCAATGCAGAAGACCTCGTGATCACTCTGGGAAACCGCCTGGTAGATGAAGGTCAAACGGTGACACCAGTCGAAGTCCCCATGGATCAGATTCTTCAGGCCCCCCCTGCCCTGCCCGAGAAAACGAACCTGTAA
- a CDS encoding efflux RND transporter permease subunit — MSLTRLAVHRPISTLMASLVLVMLGCVSLSQLAVDLMPDIQNPSISVITIYEGAGPNEAETLITRPIEQTLSSVSGIENILSSSMEGSSTVRLQFQWGTDLTLAINEVRDALNKLRNSLPEGAEDPYIRHFDVADRPIIYLGLNSELDPITLSQLTENQIIPQFEQLEGVARLRMRGGIEREIQIDLDRSKLESLNMGVNEVVNALKQENINQPAGNYEEGNLNLLIRSQGEFTSLEQIENTVVREESGATVHVRDIANVVDGEKERTELTRMNGKPGILLYVYKQSGANTISVSDLVQKQLERVNKSMPDVQLSIRVDNSEYIRQSIANIQQAALYGMGLAFVVLILFLRSFRSMLVIGVCMPLSVLATFILIYFQGFTLNIISFGGLALGVGMLVDNSIVVLESIFRKREDGLDAKTAAIEGTEEVSGAIIASTMTTLIIFLPLIFIQGTTGILLHQLAWVVGFSLICSLFASLTLTPVMSAYWIPDQTLKTHSRWTRPWFALIDGFHNLNHRMLLLLERIYERILKFSLKHVVLIGFLLLLCFTTTLGLIPRIKTEFLPKTDEAAINVYSSMAAGIQLKKLDQQSRILEQATIESVPEALAIASFIGDSADDADRWNRTTLRIKLSPRTERKRGIEEIRKALDDAIGPIPGMKVQVKAQTEMMVMRMIGRRGGGDLVVQVAGHNMQLAQQIVDQVVGVMKSTPGLINVEAEISDQRPELTASIDREKAGLLKISVQDIAQTLETTIRGTEATLYREEGDEFPVMVRLREEDRNQIGDVQQVGVTTADGRTIPLKNLLKFESDDAPVVIERHNQQRVLRIFADVEGRDLGSIVPELEDNLNAIQIPSGFSVSVAGDWEEQQKSFDALQQGFVLAIILMYMIMASQYESLRDPFYILFAVPLGMIGVIWVFVFTETTLNVQSFIGIVVLSGIVVNNAIVLVDYINQLKRRHPEKPTSELILQAATRRFRPILMTTLTTVLAMIPISLGWGEGGELQAPMARVVVGGLLAGTLITLLAIPLIYQSCTPDAKQSSQPATEPIAEPKLNGQTVKSV; from the coding sequence ATGTCCCTGACTCGCCTGGCAGTTCACCGACCGATCTCAACCCTGATGGCCTCGCTTGTGTTGGTCATGTTGGGGTGTGTTTCGTTGTCGCAGCTGGCAGTCGACCTGATGCCCGACATTCAGAACCCCAGCATCAGCGTAATTACCATCTATGAAGGTGCGGGGCCCAACGAAGCGGAAACACTGATTACTCGACCGATCGAACAGACCCTGAGCTCGGTTTCCGGAATTGAGAACATTCTCAGCAGCAGCATGGAGGGCAGCAGCACGGTTCGCCTGCAATTCCAGTGGGGCACCGATCTAACCCTGGCAATCAACGAAGTCCGCGACGCGTTGAATAAGCTCCGCAACTCATTGCCGGAAGGGGCAGAGGATCCTTACATCAGACATTTTGACGTCGCTGACCGGCCAATTATCTACCTCGGCCTGAACAGCGAACTCGACCCCATTACCCTGTCGCAACTGACCGAAAATCAGATCATTCCGCAGTTCGAGCAGTTGGAAGGTGTGGCTCGCCTGCGAATGCGGGGCGGCATTGAACGCGAGATTCAGATTGATCTGGATCGCAGCAAGCTCGAATCACTCAACATGGGAGTGAATGAAGTCGTCAACGCCCTGAAACAGGAAAATATAAATCAACCCGCGGGAAACTACGAAGAAGGCAACCTGAATTTACTCATCCGCAGCCAGGGCGAATTCACCAGCCTGGAGCAGATCGAAAATACGGTTGTCCGCGAAGAATCCGGCGCAACAGTGCATGTCAGGGATATCGCCAATGTCGTTGATGGCGAAAAAGAGCGAACCGAGCTCACCCGTATGAACGGCAAACCGGGGATCCTGCTCTACGTTTATAAGCAATCAGGCGCCAATACAATCAGCGTCAGTGATCTGGTGCAGAAACAGCTCGAACGCGTCAACAAATCGATGCCCGACGTACAACTGAGCATTCGGGTCGACAACTCGGAATACATCCGGCAGTCAATCGCCAACATCCAGCAGGCGGCCTTGTATGGAATGGGACTGGCCTTCGTGGTCCTGATTCTCTTCCTGCGCAGTTTCCGCAGCATGCTGGTGATCGGGGTCTGTATGCCCCTCTCGGTTCTGGCCACCTTCATTCTGATCTACTTCCAGGGCTTCACACTGAATATTATTTCGTTCGGTGGTCTGGCTCTCGGAGTAGGCATGCTGGTCGATAATTCCATCGTGGTGCTGGAAAGCATTTTCCGCAAACGGGAAGACGGTCTGGATGCCAAAACCGCCGCCATCGAAGGTACCGAGGAAGTCTCGGGGGCGATTATCGCCAGCACAATGACCACACTGATCATCTTCCTGCCCTTGATCTTCATCCAGGGGACCACCGGGATTCTGTTGCATCAACTGGCATGGGTTGTCGGTTTCTCACTGATCTGCTCTCTGTTTGCCAGCCTGACTCTGACTCCTGTCATGAGCGCCTACTGGATTCCTGATCAAACCCTGAAAACCCATTCCCGCTGGACCCGCCCCTGGTTTGCACTGATAGACGGGTTCCACAATCTGAATCATCGCATGCTTCTCTTACTGGAGCGGATCTATGAGCGGATATTAAAATTCAGCCTGAAACATGTAGTTCTGATCGGCTTTCTACTGCTGCTCTGCTTTACAACCACACTCGGCCTGATCCCGCGGATTAAAACCGAGTTTCTTCCCAAAACGGATGAAGCTGCCATCAATGTCTATTCCTCGATGGCGGCAGGAATCCAGCTGAAAAAACTCGATCAACAGTCACGGATTCTCGAACAGGCAACCATTGAATCGGTCCCGGAAGCGCTTGCCATTGCATCCTTTATCGGTGATAGCGCTGATGACGCTGACCGCTGGAACCGTACCACGCTCCGCATTAAACTCTCTCCGAGAACAGAGCGAAAACGAGGGATCGAAGAAATCCGCAAAGCCCTCGACGATGCCATCGGTCCAATCCCCGGCATGAAAGTGCAAGTCAAGGCGCAAACTGAAATGATGGTCATGCGCATGATTGGCCGTAGAGGGGGTGGTGACCTGGTCGTACAGGTTGCCGGTCACAATATGCAACTGGCTCAACAGATTGTGGATCAGGTTGTCGGCGTTATGAAGTCGACTCCCGGGTTGATCAATGTCGAAGCAGAAATTTCAGATCAGCGTCCCGAATTGACCGCTTCGATTGACCGAGAAAAAGCGGGCCTGCTGAAGATCAGCGTGCAGGACATCGCTCAGACTCTGGAAACCACCATTCGCGGAACGGAAGCCACGCTCTACCGTGAAGAAGGGGACGAATTCCCCGTCATGGTTCGACTCCGCGAGGAAGACCGCAACCAGATCGGCGACGTTCAGCAGGTCGGCGTCACTACGGCCGACGGTCGCACAATTCCGCTCAAGAATCTTCTTAAATTTGAATCCGATGACGCACCAGTTGTAATTGAACGGCACAACCAGCAGCGGGTGTTGCGAATTTTTGCTGATGTCGAAGGACGGGACCTGGGCAGCATCGTCCCGGAACTGGAAGATAATCTGAACGCAATTCAGATTCCGTCTGGCTTTTCAGTCAGTGTCGCCGGGGACTGGGAAGAACAACAGAAAAGCTTTGATGCCCTGCAACAGGGATTCGTCCTGGCGATTATTCTGATGTACATGATCATGGCATCACAATACGAATCGCTCCGTGATCCATTTTATATTCTGTTCGCTGTCCCACTGGGGATGATCGGTGTCATCTGGGTTTTTGTTTTCACAGAAACGACTCTAAATGTGCAATCCTTCATCGGCATCGTCGTTCTCTCGGGGATCGTCGTCAATAATGCGATCGTCCTGGTGGATTACATTAACCAGTTGAAACGTCGGCATCCTGAAAAACCGACATCTGAGCTGATTCTGCAGGCAGCGACACGTCGCTTCCGGCCCATTCTCATGACCACACTGACCACCGTGCTGGCCATGATCCCGATTTCACTGGGCTGGGGTGAGGGAGGCGAACTGCAGGCCCCGATGGCACGAGTCGTCGTGGGAGGCTTGCTCGCAGGCACATTAATTACCCTGCTGGCCATCCCGCTGATTTACCAGTCCTGCACTCCGGACGCGAAACAATCCTCGCAGCCAGCCACCGAGCCCATTGCTGAACCAAAACTGAATGGCCAAACGGTAAAATCTGTCTGA